A window of uncultured Gellertiella sp. genomic DNA:
CGGCTGGCTGAACGAGGAAGCCACCAGATCCCATTACCAGGACCTGGAGACACTGGCCCGAAGTTATGCGGGCAGCAGCTTTCTCGCAACGCGCTATCAAAGTGATCCGGTGTTTCGCGACAAGATCGTCTCCATTGTCGAAAAGATGCCCGCCATCGACCAGCGCCGTTTCCTTGCCAATGTTCGCAAGCTTGCAAGGAACGGCTAAACAACGCCTGTTGCCTATCAATTCACAATCTCCGGGAAATCCATGCGCCGCACTCGAAGCTCGAAGTCAGTCCGCTCCTCCGTGCAGGATCGCGTGGTCTGGATCCTCAGCCTGGTCTTCCCGGTCTCCCCGCTGCTGTTCGGGAGCAACCGCCCGATTTTCTGGTTTTTCTGGGCCGCATTCCTGGGCGCCACCGCCACCTGGTGGGTGCTTCGGATCACCGGGGCCGGCGAATTCGTCCGCATACCGATCCGCGATGTGCGCCTGCTGCTGGCAGGCTTTGCGGCCATGGCCATCTACATGGCGGTCCAGCTGCTGCCGCTCGGTGGGTATCTGTCGCCGGTCTCGACCCTGACCGCGCCGGGACTGGCGCTTGCCAGCCGCTCAATCAGTCTTGCACCCGGCGATACATGGCTTGCCCTGGTGCGCTGGCTTTCCTATGGCCTGCTGTTCTACCTGGTCCTGCAACTCGCGGCCAATCGAAGCCGTGCGCATAAATTCATCACGATCCTCTACTGGATTACCGTGACCCAGGCGGTCATCGGTCTGATTTTCCGTTTCGAATTCGGCGACACGCTGCTTGGCATTACGAAATGGACCTATATCGGTTCGGCCACCGGCGGCTTTGTCAACCGCAACAGCTTTGCGACCTACCTCGCCTTCGGCACGGTCATCGGCCTCAGCATGATCTTTGAGCGAACACTGTTCCCGGCGCGTGCCAGCGATCCGAAGGTATCGAGGCTTGACGCCTATACCGGGCGCGGCGGCGTGATCCAGATCCTCATTGGCTGGCTGGTGCTGGTTGTCACCCTTTTTGCCACCAATTCCAGAATGGGAACCGGCGTGGCGTTTGCCGGCATGGTGGTGGTCACCCTGTTCGCCTTCCTCAAGGCCCCGAAAGGGACGACCGGGCGCACGGGATGGCTGATCGCCGGTGCCATGGTGACGGCTGCCGGCTTGCTGCTGGCCCTTCATGGCCAGACCCTCGTCGACCGGCTGGGCTCTGCCGAGGGCGATGCCAATGTCCGTCTGGAAATCTACCGGCAGGTGCTCCAGATGATCCGGATGCGGCCCTGGACCGGTTTTGGCGGCAACAGTTTTGAATATGTCTACCCGCTGTTTCACGACTTCCCGGTCAGTATCGATTTCGTCTGGGACAAGGCGCATGACACCTATCTGGCAAACTGGTCGGAATATGGCCTTGTCTTCGGCACGCTGCCATTGCTGATCCCGGTCATCGTTCTCATCCGGCTGCTGAAAGCCTATCTGTCGGCACCGCAGGCCGATGTCATCATTCTGGCCGCCTTCGGCATCATCACCATCGGCGCGCTCCATTCCCTGGTCGATTTCAGCCTCGAGATCGAAGCCGTAACCTTTGTCTTCGTCGCTGTCATGGCCACGGGATATGCCCGGGCTACCATGCGGTTGCGCAACGAAGGGGAGCTCTAGGATGTGGACGCGGCTGCGAAAACTGTTTGGGAGCCGCAACAGCGGATCCGGCCAGGATCAGGACCGGCAAAAGCTGTTTCTCAATATCAGGCCCGACGTGATCTATGCCATCGGCGATATCCACGGATGTCTGGACCAACTCCTCCGGCTGGAAGCGAAAATCGTCGCGGATGCGGCAGCCGAGACCGGCGACAAACACCTTTTCATGCTCGGAGATTATGTGGATCGTGGACCTGATTCCGCCGGAGTGCTCGATCACATCTCCATGCGGTCGAAACACGGCATTGCCACGCACCATCTGGCCGGGAATCACGAAGATGTGATGCTGGATTTTCTGCGTCATCCCCATGGCGATCATGAATGGTTGCGGTTTGGCGGCACCCAGACGCTGAACTCCTACGGCATCTACACCTTTCCTGAAAACCGGCGCGGGTTCGAGCATGTTCTGAAAGCCCATATTCCGGAAGAGCACATCACCTTTCTGGAAAGCCTGCCATCGCTGATTTCGGTTGCAGATATATGCATGGTGCACGCCGGAATAGATTCTGCCATTGACCTGAAAGACCAGAAGGATAGCGTGCTCCTGTGGAAGCGCCCGCAAGACAACGGCGACGGCCCGGGACCTCTGGTTGTGCATGGTCATACACCAGTGCCCGCCGTCGAGATCCATCCGTTCCGCATCAATGTGGATACGGGTTCCTACGCAACGGGCATGCTCTCCGCCGTCAAGATAAAGAAAACAGGTGAAATCAGCGTTATCGCCAGCGATTAATGATGTTTCTGCATCACGATTGTTAACAGAACATTTTGTGGTAGAAGCGGACTTAACTGCAAGTGCCAAAGCTGAACACTATCCGCTGAGGCGGGTTTACAAATACGGATCGTTTGAACATGGATGCTGAAATTGACCTGAAGGCGATACTGGGTATTATTCGCCGTCAGCTGTGGTTGGTGCTGTCGACAGTATTGGCTGTCATTGCGATCGTTTCCATTGGTGTTTTCTCGGTAACCCCGCGCTATACGGCAACGGCACTGGTTCTTGTGGATACCAAGGACAAGAACCTTCTCGATACCGGAAATGGTTCCCCGAACTCCACCACCGACAATGCGCGGGTTGAAAGTGAAGTCGAGATCCTGAAATCCGAACGCGTCCTTGTCGGCGTGATCAAGGATCAGAACCTGGTCACCGATACCGAATTTGGCGTCAAGGTTGGCCTCAAGGACAAGATTTTCACCATGCTGCGCCTGCCGGTGTCGCCTGCGCCCGATGGCGATGCCCTGCTGACCCGCGTCATCAAGAATTTCGAAACGGCCATTTCGATCAAGCGCAACGGCCTGACCTATCTGATTTCCGTTGGCGTCCAGTCACAGGATCCGGAAAAGGCGGCGCGCCTGGTCAATGCCCTGACGGATGCCTATATCCGCGAGCAGATCGGCTCCAAGGTATCCAGCACCCTGATTGCGCGCGACACCCTGCAAAAGCGGGTTACCGCCGCCAATGCGACCATTGCGGAAAACGAGAAGAGCTTTGATTCCTACCTCGACCAGAACCTGACCCGTATTCAGGAACAGGCAGGCGGCAATCTGGCTATCGGCGATCTGCGCACCCAGCTTGACAAGATCTCCCAGTCGCAGGTGGCCGAACTCAACCGTCTGGATGCCGCCCGTCACGCCGTTCTGTCGCAGGACTTCGACCAGATGGCGACCTCTCTCGGCTCGGATGCGCTGGCGGAACTGCAAAAGCAGCGCTCCGATCTCAGCAAGAAAATCGCCAGTGCCGGTGATGGTTCGCCCACTGCGGTTGATTTGCGCGCCGAACTCGACAAGGTGAATGCGACATTCCAGGCCCAGGCGGAAGCCGGTCTCGGCGACCTGCAGAAGACCGTCAGCGGTTACCAGGAGCGCGGCGATGCGCTGCGCCAGGAAATCCGCTCGACCGTACTGAAGAGCAACCTGCCGCCGCAGGTGCTGACGGAAATCTACAGCCTGCAGAAATCGGCTGAAATTGCCCGCAACCAGTACCAGAACCTGCTGCAGCGGCTTCAGGATCTGGATGCCCAGACCGATCTGCAATTGCCAGACAGCCGTGTCGTGTCTTCCGCCCTGGCCCCAACCGATACCTCCTTCCCCAACAAGCCGCTGATTCTCGGTGTTGCGCTGGTCGCGGCCCTCGGTCTCGGCATGGCGCTCGCCGTCCTGCGGGAATATTTCATCGGCGGTTTCGTCAGCGAATCGCAGGTGGAAGCCGTGCTGCGCACCCAGCTTTCCACCGTGGCCCCCCGCCAGTCCGGCAATGACGAATTGTCGAAGGCTGGCGGCTACAAGAGCATTTCCGACCTGATGGTCAATGCGCCGCTTTCCCAGTTCAGCGAATCGATCCGCAGGCTGCGCCTCGCGCTCGACCAGAACGAACGCCGCAAGCTCGCCGCCCCCAAGGGGGACGGTCCGAAGGGCCGGGTAATCATGGTAAGCTCGGCGCTGCCGAACGAAGGCAAATCAACCGTGGCGCTGTCAGTGGCGCGCGCCTATGCCCTGACTGGCCAACGCACGCTGCTGATCGACTGCGACCTGCGCAAGCCAAGCATCAACAAGCACCTGAACCTCGAGCCGAACCCGGATTTCCTGAACTACCTCAAGGAAGGGATCGGCACCTCCGGCCTGCCGTCGCTGACCACCCGTGACCCGCTCTCCAATCTGACTGTGCTGGTTGGCGGTGGGCGCAGCAACATGGCGACCGACGAGCTGGTGATGAGCGAGAAGATGAGCCGGCTTCTGATCAGCGCCCGCAAGCATTTTGATTATATCGTGCTCGATACGCCGCCGGTCGAACCGGTCGTCGATGGTCTCTATCTCGCCCGCCAGGCCGACATGGTCGTCTTCGTGGTGAAATGGGCAAGCACGCCGCAGTCGAGCGCCAAGCGCGCCATTGCCGCGCTGCGCGAAAACAAGAATCCCGAGGCGGAAATCATCACCATCCTCAACCAGCAGGACCGCAGCAAGCTGACCTCCTACAATGCCTATACCGGCTACTATCACGAATAGGCTTTTGTCGCCGGCAGGCCCGGCATAGAATGCGGGCATGAAGAAACAGTCGATTGCGATTTTCGGCGGCGGGCCCTCGGGGCTGATGGCCGCCGAAACCTTGTCTGGCCTTGGCCATGCCGTGACGCTTTACGAGGCGATGCCGACCGTCGGGCGCAAATTCCTGTTGGCGGGCAAGTCGGGCCTCAACCTCACCCATGGCGAGGATTTTGACCGGTTTCGCAACCGATTCGGGGCGGCAAGCGCCCGGCTTGCCGCAGCCCTCGACGCTTTCCCGCCGGATGCCCTGCGCAAATGGGCGGACGGACTGGGGGCCGAGACCTTTACCGGCACATCGGGCCGGGTATTTCCCAGGGCAATGAAGGCATCGCCGCTGCTGCGCCAGTGGCTGCAACGCCTGAAGGCGCAGGGCGTCACCATCCATGTCCGGCACAAATGGCTGGGCCCCGACGGGACGCGGCATCGGGTGGAGACCCCCGAAGGCATCATCCATGTGCAGACGGACGCCGCACTGCTCGCCTTTGGCGGCGGCAGCTGGCCGAGACTCGGCTCGGATGGCGGCTGGGTCGAACCTCTTGCACGTCAAGGCCTGTCCATCTCCCCGCTGGTCCCCGCCAATTGCGGCTTTGACCGCTCCTGGAGCCCCTATGTCGCGGAGCACTTCGCCGGTGCGCCGGTCAAGTCGGTGGTGGCCACAAGCGCTGCGGGCAGCATCCAGGGCGAATTCGTCATCAGTTCCACCGGCATTGAGGGAAGCCTGATCTACGCCCACGCCGCCGCCCTTCGCGAGGAGATCGCCGAGAGCGGGCGTGCCACACTGACGCTCGATCTTGCGCCCGGCAGATCGATTGACCGGCTGGCCTCGGAACTTGCCCGCCAGAAGGCGAAACTGTCCTTCTCGAACCGCCTCCGCAAAGGCGGCGGTCTCGATGCGGCAAAGGTCGCGCTGCTGCGGGAATGCCATCCCGCCTGCCAGACGGCAACGCAAATGGAGCTTGCAGCCCTGATCAAGGCTCTGCCGCTGGTGCTGGAAAGACCACGCCCGCTTACGGAGGCCATTTCATCGGCGGGCGGTATCCGGTGGGAAGAGATCGACGGCAATTACATGCTGGCAACCCGTCCGGGCCTGTTCGTCGCAGGCGAAATGATCGACTGGGAAGCGCCGACCGGCGGCTATCTGCTGACCGCCTGCCTCGCAACAGGCCGAGCTGCCGCCATCGGCATTGCCGCTTTCCTGTCCTGATTGCAGCCGTGACCTCACGCGGTTTCCAGCCACTCCATTTCGGCTTTTCGACTGAAATCGGCGTTTTTGTCGCTTGCAACGCAGAGTATCTGCGAAATCGCTTTCTTTCCGGCCCGACTTAGACGAGATTCGCCTGACATAGTCGCGCTATGATCCTGGTCTCGCTCAACTCGGGAGGAACGGCGATGCAGTCTCGTGACACTCTTGGCCTCTGGCTTGCAGGGGGCTTGCGCCCGGCGGGCCGATCAGCCAGCGCCCGCAGTGCGGGAGGACGCCGATGAGTGTCCTGCGATCCCCCTCGACAGATCCCGTCGTCATTGTCGCCGCGACCCGTACGCCGATCGGCGCATTTCA
This region includes:
- a CDS encoding Wzz/FepE/Etk N-terminal domain-containing protein, which codes for MDAEIDLKAILGIIRRQLWLVLSTVLAVIAIVSIGVFSVTPRYTATALVLVDTKDKNLLDTGNGSPNSTTDNARVESEVEILKSERVLVGVIKDQNLVTDTEFGVKVGLKDKIFTMLRLPVSPAPDGDALLTRVIKNFETAISIKRNGLTYLISVGVQSQDPEKAARLVNALTDAYIREQIGSKVSSTLIARDTLQKRVTAANATIAENEKSFDSYLDQNLTRIQEQAGGNLAIGDLRTQLDKISQSQVAELNRLDAARHAVLSQDFDQMATSLGSDALAELQKQRSDLSKKIASAGDGSPTAVDLRAELDKVNATFQAQAEAGLGDLQKTVSGYQERGDALRQEIRSTVLKSNLPPQVLTEIYSLQKSAEIARNQYQNLLQRLQDLDAQTDLQLPDSRVVSSALAPTDTSFPNKPLILGVALVAALGLGMALAVLREYFIGGFVSESQVEAVLRTQLSTVAPRQSGNDELSKAGGYKSISDLMVNAPLSQFSESIRRLRLALDQNERRKLAAPKGDGPKGRVIMVSSALPNEGKSTVALSVARAYALTGQRTLLIDCDLRKPSINKHLNLEPNPDFLNYLKEGIGTSGLPSLTTRDPLSNLTVLVGGGRSNMATDELVMSEKMSRLLISARKHFDYIVLDTPPVEPVVDGLYLARQADMVVFVVKWASTPQSSAKRAIAALRENKNPEAEIITILNQQDRSKLTSYNAYTGYYHE
- a CDS encoding O-antigen ligase family protein — translated: MRRTRSSKSVRSSVQDRVVWILSLVFPVSPLLFGSNRPIFWFFWAAFLGATATWWVLRITGAGEFVRIPIRDVRLLLAGFAAMAIYMAVQLLPLGGYLSPVSTLTAPGLALASRSISLAPGDTWLALVRWLSYGLLFYLVLQLAANRSRAHKFITILYWITVTQAVIGLIFRFEFGDTLLGITKWTYIGSATGGFVNRNSFATYLAFGTVIGLSMIFERTLFPARASDPKVSRLDAYTGRGGVIQILIGWLVLVVTLFATNSRMGTGVAFAGMVVVTLFAFLKAPKGTTGRTGWLIAGAMVTAAGLLLALHGQTLVDRLGSAEGDANVRLEIYRQVLQMIRMRPWTGFGGNSFEYVYPLFHDFPVSIDFVWDKAHDTYLANWSEYGLVFGTLPLLIPVIVLIRLLKAYLSAPQADVIILAAFGIITIGALHSLVDFSLEIEAVTFVFVAVMATGYARATMRLRNEGEL
- a CDS encoding metallophosphoesterase family protein encodes the protein MWTRLRKLFGSRNSGSGQDQDRQKLFLNIRPDVIYAIGDIHGCLDQLLRLEAKIVADAAAETGDKHLFMLGDYVDRGPDSAGVLDHISMRSKHGIATHHLAGNHEDVMLDFLRHPHGDHEWLRFGGTQTLNSYGIYTFPENRRGFEHVLKAHIPEEHITFLESLPSLISVADICMVHAGIDSAIDLKDQKDSVLLWKRPQDNGDGPGPLVVHGHTPVPAVEIHPFRINVDTGSYATGMLSAVKIKKTGEISVIASD
- a CDS encoding TIGR03862 family flavoprotein, which codes for MKKQSIAIFGGGPSGLMAAETLSGLGHAVTLYEAMPTVGRKFLLAGKSGLNLTHGEDFDRFRNRFGAASARLAAALDAFPPDALRKWADGLGAETFTGTSGRVFPRAMKASPLLRQWLQRLKAQGVTIHVRHKWLGPDGTRHRVETPEGIIHVQTDAALLAFGGGSWPRLGSDGGWVEPLARQGLSISPLVPANCGFDRSWSPYVAEHFAGAPVKSVVATSAAGSIQGEFVISSTGIEGSLIYAHAAALREEIAESGRATLTLDLAPGRSIDRLASELARQKAKLSFSNRLRKGGGLDAAKVALLRECHPACQTATQMELAALIKALPLVLERPRPLTEAISSAGGIRWEEIDGNYMLATRPGLFVAGEMIDWEAPTGGYLLTACLATGRAAAIGIAAFLS